In Citrus sinensis cultivar Valencia sweet orange chromosome 2, DVS_A1.0, whole genome shotgun sequence, a single genomic region encodes these proteins:
- the LOC107175761 gene encoding uncharacterized protein LOC107175761 has protein sequence MPNDDPNVHIANFLEICDTFKQNGVSDNAIRLRFFPFSLRDKAKEWLNSLPTGTIITWDGLAHKFLAKYFPLVKTAKLRNDIKTFAQFEIESLYEAWERYKDLLRKCPHHGLPVWLQVQTFCNGLRSNTKTIIDAAAGGTLMGKTPEAAYELLEEMASNNYQWYSERLISKRAIEVHNVDVVTALYAHITAIRNKLDNMNIQTQPQVCELCGGNHTSVNCQVGSPFAPSSTEQAHYVSNFQRKQNNPYSNTYNPSWRNHPNLSWNNTQKCISTTSRVPTIRKEVKLRRYSYPA, from the coding sequence ATGCCAAATGATGATCCAAATGTTCATATTGCAAATTTCTTGGAAATTTGTGACACATTTAAGCAAAATGGTGTTTCAGACAATGCTATTAGGCTAAGGTTTTTTCCATTCTCACTGAGGGATAAAGCAAAAGAGTGGTTGAACTCACTCCCTACTGGAACAATCATTACATGGGATGGTTTAGCACATAAGTTTTTAGCAAAGTACTTTCCTCTTGTAAAAACAGCCAAGTTGAGGAATGACATCAAAACCTTTGCTCAATTCGAGATTGAATCATTATATGAAGCGTGGGAAAGATACAAAGACCTACTAAGAAAATGCCCACATCACGGTCTACCAGTTTGGCTTCAGGTACAGACATTTTGCAACGGTTTAAGATCTAATACCAAAACAATAATTGATGCTGCAGCAGGAGGAACGTTAATGGGAAAAACACCAGAAGCAGCTTACGAATTATTGGAGGAGATGGCCTCCAACAATTACCAGTGGTATTCAGAGCGACTAATATCAAAGAGAGCTATAGAAGTCCATAATGTTGATGTGGTCACAGCTTTATACGCACATATAACTGCTATTCGTAACAAGTTGGACAATATGAATATTCAAACTCAACCACAAGTGTGTGAATTATGTGGAGGGAATCATACTAGCGTCAATTGCCAAGTTGGAAGTCCTTTTGCACCATCATCTACTGAACAAGCTCATTATGTGTCAAACTTCCAGAGGAAACAAAATAACCCATATTCCAATACCTACAATCCAAGCTGGAGAAACCATCCAAATCTATCATGGAACAACACCCAAAAATGCATTAGCACCACCTCCAGGGTTCCAACTATAAGAAAAGAAGTCAAACTCAGAAGATACTCTTACCCAGCTTAG
- the LOC107175760 gene encoding uncharacterized protein LOC107175760, giving the protein MSQFMTKTETTFHNQAASIWNLEVHVGQIANLLSSRQYGSLPSNIEMNPREQVNAIVLRSGKQLDEPRKEAKKVDEEQVEDTTKVSKATSSEIPQPKPTTPVKAYVPPIPFPQRLWKNNIDKQFLKFLGMFKKLHINIPFADALEQMLLYAKFIKEMLSNKRKFEEHETVMLTKDCTAILQNKLPPKLKDLGNFNIPCTIGNCYFDKALCDLGASINLMPLSVFKKLGLGEPKATTVTLQLAGRFIKYPRGIVEDVLVKVDKFIFLADCIVFDMVFD; this is encoded by the coding sequence ATGTCTCAATTTATGACTAAAACAGAGACAACTTTTCACAATCAAGCTGCATCAATTTGGAACCTCGAGGTACACGTGGGTCAGATTGCAAACTTGTTATCTAGTAGACAATACGGCTCTCTGCCTAGTAACATTGAGATGAATCCTAGGGAGCAAGTTAATGCAATTGTACTTCGGAGTGGTAAACAACTTGATGAGCCACGGAAAGAAGCAAAGAAAGTTGATGAAGAACAAGTTGAAGACACCACTAAGGTTTCAAAAGCAACAAGTTCAGAAATACCACAACCTAAACCAACAACACCAGTCAAGGCCTATGTTCCTCCAATCCCTTTTCCTCAACGTCtttggaaaaataacatagataagcaatttttaaaatttcttggtATGTTTAAGAAATTGCATATTAACATTCCTTTTGCAGATGCTTTGGAACAAATGCTGCTTTATgctaaatttataaaagaaatgttGTCCAACAAGAGGAAATTTGAGGAGCATGAAACTGTAATGTTGACTAAGGATTGCACCGCCATCTTGCAAAATAAATTGCCACCAAAGCTGAAAGATCTAGGGAATTTTAATATTCCATGCACTATTGgaaattgttattttgataAAGCTTTGTGTGATTTAGGTGCAAGCATTAATTTGATGCCTCTTTCTGTTTTCAAGAAATTAGGTTTGGGCGAACCTAAGGCAACAACTGTTACCCTTCAATTGGCAGGTAGATTTATAAAGTACCCAAGGGGCATAGTTGAGGACGTGCTTGTAAAGGTTGATAAGTTTATATTCCTTGCAGATTGCATTGTCTTTGATATGGTCTTTGATTGA